A region from the Silene latifolia isolate original U9 population chromosome 7, ASM4854445v1, whole genome shotgun sequence genome encodes:
- the LOC141590198 gene encoding uncharacterized protein LOC141590198: protein MPGSDDKLKGGMEGSPKTIPMTSPLYLHPSDNPSFNVTQIIFDGNNYDIWAEAVKNGLDAKNKLAFIEGNVKKPESDEEEDSIELVAWRQCNAMLRAWLQNVIDPELHLSITFTQSIEDIWNELRERYSAGNPPRVHQLKGELNEYKQGRDSVVEYYTRLKVILDELANYSKIKNCTYGAAASIAKEREE, encoded by the coding sequence ATGCCTGGTAGTGACGACAAATTAAAAGGAGGAATGGAGGGAAGTCCAAAGACGATCCCTATGACATCGCCTCTTTATCTTCACCCTTCGGATAACCCGAGTTTCAATGTCACACAAATTATCTTTGATGGTAATAATTATGATATATGGGCAGAGGCCGTGAAGAACGGACTTGATGCGAAAAACAAACTGGCATTCATCGAAGGGAATGTCAAGAAGCCGGAGAGTGATGAAGAGGAAGACAGTATCGAGTTGGTGGCATGGCGCCAGTGTAACGCGATGCTAAGAGCATGGCTTCAGAATGTAATAGACCCGGAGTTACATCTGAGTATTACTTTTACTCAATCCATCGAAGACATTTGGAACGAGCTGCGTGAAAGATACTCAGCGGGAAACCCTCCTAGGGTTCATCAGTTAAAGGGTGAATTGAATGAATACAAGCAAGGACGGGATTCCGTGGTTGAGTACTACACGCGTCTGAAGGTGATTTTGGACGAACTGGCAAATTACAGTAAGATCAAAAACTGTACTTACGGAGCAGCGGCCTCAATTGCAAAGGAACGCGAGGAATAA